The Staphylococcus sp. KG4-3 genome has a window encoding:
- a CDS encoding FMN-dependent NADH-azoreductase, whose translation MKTLIINAHPNFENKDNFSYKLQHIFLTKYKETFPNEIPEILNLYEINLPRLESTQLLNIWNKQRENESLTIEEQQISDMTSSLLSQFKSHHRIVIISPLHNFNITSRLKDYIDNIMIARQTFKYTSDGSVGLMTDNYKALYLQASGSIYTNDDRYKPLEFSYQYLQAMFTDIMAFDDFYIVRAQGTAILPESTVLQNAETNLDQNFTAFYDL comes from the coding sequence ATGAAAACTTTAATAATTAACGCTCATCCTAATTTCGAAAATAAAGATAATTTTTCTTACAAACTACAACATATATTTTTAACAAAATATAAAGAGACTTTTCCAAATGAAATACCAGAAATATTAAATCTATACGAAATTAATTTACCTCGTCTAGAATCTACACAGTTGTTAAATATTTGGAACAAGCAACGTGAAAACGAATCACTGACAATAGAAGAACAACAAATATCTGATATGACATCATCTTTACTTTCACAATTTAAGTCACATCATAGAATAGTGATTATTTCGCCGCTTCACAATTTTAATATTACGTCTCGTTTGAAAGATTATATAGACAATATTATGATTGCACGCCAAACATTTAAATATACCTCTGATGGTTCAGTCGGCTTGATGACTGATAACTATAAAGCTCTATATTTACAAGCTAGTGGCTCAATTTATACAAACGACGATCGTTATAAACCTTTAGAATTTTCTTATCAATATCTACAAGCCATGTTTACAGATATTATGGCATTTGATGATTTTTATATTGTTCGCGCTCAAGGAACAGCAATATTGCCTGAATCGACTGTTTTACAAAATGCTGAAACCAACTTAGATCAAAATTTTACAGCTTTTTATGATTTATAA
- a CDS encoding MFS transporter has product MYDKLWSKDFISVTIVNFLMYLIHYTLIVTVTIFTIDKYHASESMGGLAAGIFIIGMLFGRLASGRVIDNLQPKKVLLFGIIFSIITVGLYFAIHSLLILMIVRLLHGIAFGLSSTATGTISSRIIPEKRKGEGIGYYALSVTTASAIGPFCGIILNQQFGFQSIFIVSLIVIIAALIVSLLIKGLPKVSVQTSNTEKITGIAAYIQKEALPISFVIIFVGIAYSSVLSFLTVYTEQINLATASSFFFIVYAVSTFVTRPFTGKIYDNYGENKVMYPVLISFIIGLILLSLTHTSISLLIAAVFIGIGYGTIIPTAQAIAIQQSPTDKIGLATSTFYMFADFGAGIGPFVLGVVIPLIGYRNLYLTMSILVIVSIVLYYFMHGKQRARQPY; this is encoded by the coding sequence ATGTATGATAAACTCTGGTCAAAAGATTTTATCTCCGTTACAATTGTAAATTTTTTAATGTATTTGATTCATTATACATTAATCGTTACAGTCACTATATTTACTATTGATAAATATCACGCTTCAGAAAGTATGGGAGGATTAGCGGCAGGCATATTTATTATCGGCATGCTATTCGGACGTTTGGCTTCTGGACGTGTGATTGACAATTTGCAACCTAAAAAAGTTCTGCTCTTTGGTATTATCTTTTCTATCATAACAGTTGGCTTGTATTTCGCAATTCACAGCTTGTTAATTCTAATGATTGTACGACTGTTACATGGAATTGCCTTTGGGCTATCTTCAACTGCAACCGGTACGATTTCATCAAGAATTATTCCAGAAAAACGCAAAGGTGAAGGCATTGGTTATTATGCACTTAGTGTAACAACTGCATCCGCGATTGGACCATTTTGCGGCATAATATTAAATCAACAATTTGGTTTCCAATCTATCTTTATAGTTAGTCTTATCGTTATTATCGCCGCTTTAATTGTGTCTTTATTGATCAAAGGATTACCAAAAGTATCTGTACAAACATCTAATACTGAGAAAATCACAGGCATAGCTGCATATATTCAAAAAGAAGCCCTACCAATTTCATTTGTTATTATTTTCGTAGGTATTGCTTATTCAAGTGTATTATCATTCTTAACAGTTTACACAGAACAAATCAATCTTGCTACAGCATCAAGTTTCTTTTTTATTGTTTATGCAGTGAGTACCTTTGTAACTCGGCCATTTACAGGTAAGATTTACGATAACTACGGTGAAAATAAGGTCATGTACCCTGTGTTAATCAGCTTTATTATCGGTCTAATATTATTAAGTTTAACCCACACAAGTATTTCATTACTCATTGCTGCAGTGTTTATCGGAATCGGCTATGGTACGATAATACCTACTGCCCAAGCCATTGCTATTCAACAATCACCTACAGATAAAATCGGCTTAGCTACATCTACGTTTTATATGTTTGCAGATTTCGGCGCAGGCATTGGCCCATTTGTGCTAGGAGTTGTCATTCCATTGATTGGATATCGAAACCTATACTTAACTATGTCAATTTTAGTAATTGTTTCGATAGTACTTTATTACTTTATGCATGGTAAACAACGTGCTCGTCAGCCGTATTAA
- a CDS encoding branched-chain amino acid aminotransferase — MSEKIEFVQRETLKEKPDPSDLGFGKYFTDYMLSFDYDIDQGWHDLKIVPYGPIELSPAAQALHYGQAVFEGLKAYKHDGEVDLFRPSENFKRINNSLARLDMPKVDEEAVLEGLKQLVDIERDWVPEGEGQSLYIRPYVFATEGILGVRPSYSYKLLIILSPSGSYYGGESLSPTKIYVEDEYVRAVRGGVGHAKVAGNYAASLLAQTNASAQGYDQVLWLDGVEQKYVEEVGSMNIFFVENGKLVTPELNGSILPGITRKTVIELAQNLGYEVEERRVSIDELIEAHNKGELTEVFGTGTAAVISPVGQLKYGETEIVINNNETGEVTQNLYDNYTGIQSGKLEDPQGWRVVVPRY; from the coding sequence ATGTCAGAAAAAATTGAATTTGTACAACGAGAAACACTTAAAGAAAAACCGGATCCAAGCGATTTAGGTTTTGGGAAATATTTCACAGATTATATGTTAAGTTTCGACTACGATATTGATCAAGGATGGCATGATTTAAAGATTGTGCCTTATGGACCAATTGAACTCTCTCCGGCAGCACAAGCCTTACATTACGGTCAAGCAGTATTTGAAGGTTTGAAAGCTTACAAGCATGACGGTGAGGTAGATTTATTCCGTCCCTCTGAGAACTTTAAACGTATTAATAATTCATTGGCACGATTAGATATGCCGAAAGTTGATGAAGAGGCAGTGTTAGAAGGTTTAAAGCAATTAGTAGATATAGAACGTGATTGGGTACCAGAAGGTGAAGGTCAATCGTTATACATACGTCCATATGTTTTTGCCACAGAAGGTATTTTAGGCGTACGTCCTTCTTATTCATATAAATTATTAATTATTTTGTCACCATCAGGTTCATATTATGGTGGGGAGTCGTTAAGCCCAACAAAAATTTATGTAGAAGATGAATATGTGCGTGCTGTTCGTGGCGGTGTAGGTCATGCAAAAGTTGCAGGTAACTACGCTGCTAGCCTATTAGCACAAACGAATGCATCAGCACAAGGTTATGATCAAGTATTGTGGTTAGATGGCGTTGAACAAAAATATGTAGAAGAAGTTGGTAGTATGAATATCTTCTTCGTAGAAAATGGTAAACTTGTAACGCCAGAACTAAATGGTAGTATTTTACCAGGTATTACACGTAAAACTGTGATTGAATTAGCGCAAAATTTAGGCTATGAAGTGGAAGAACGTCGAGTATCTATCGACGAACTTATTGAAGCACACAATAAAGGTGAATTAACAGAAGTATTTGGTACAGGTACAGCAGCAGTTATCTCTCCGGTAGGTCAGTTGAAATATGGTGAAACTGAGATCGTTATTAATAATAATGAAACAGGGGAAGTTACTCAAAACTTATACGATAATTATACTGGCATTCAAAGTGGTAAACTTGAAGATCCACAAGGCTGGAGAGTCGTTGTACCAAGATATTAA
- a CDS encoding LysR family transcriptional regulator, translated as MNFEQLTYIQKIYETESIVKAADIMHISQSAMSQSIANLESEVGYKIFNRSRKGTLPTEVGKKLIPLMINIIEARSELLSEVDALHSNIEGSLTIATIPTLFNKIIPKALSAFKRDYPHIEVEVIESDRDEILKMVEAQVVDIGLIGKAENEQFGQHIVAHSLNIATDFRLIVPKKSKLSLQNTVEMKAISEYPFVLYDRNFYHHNFKQFEDDNGPLKIVFRTNNPSVLIKTVSEGLGISIVSSLMLEDDPFILNGLIEMLPIGAPFDYYIYFTALTQSDRTNEQTIKTFIEYLRN; from the coding sequence ATGAACTTTGAACAATTAACTTATATTCAAAAAATATATGAAACAGAATCAATCGTTAAAGCAGCAGATATTATGCATATCAGTCAATCTGCGATGAGTCAGTCAATCGCAAACCTAGAATCAGAAGTAGGGTATAAAATATTTAATCGCTCACGTAAAGGGACTTTGCCAACTGAAGTTGGGAAGAAACTGATTCCGCTAATGATTAATATTATTGAAGCGCGTAGTGAATTATTATCTGAGGTAGACGCGTTGCATTCTAATATCGAGGGTTCATTAACAATTGCAACGATTCCTACACTATTCAATAAAATTATTCCTAAAGCATTATCTGCGTTTAAGAGAGATTACCCGCATATTGAAGTGGAAGTAATCGAAAGTGATAGAGATGAAATTTTAAAAATGGTTGAAGCTCAAGTAGTTGATATAGGATTGATTGGCAAAGCTGAAAATGAACAGTTTGGGCAGCACATTGTAGCTCATTCATTGAATATTGCTACAGATTTTAGGTTGATTGTGCCTAAAAAATCAAAATTATCATTGCAAAACACGGTAGAGATGAAAGCGATTAGTGAATATCCTTTTGTTTTGTACGATCGCAATTTCTATCATCACAATTTCAAGCAATTTGAAGATGACAATGGGCCATTGAAAATTGTGTTCCGTACTAATAATCCAAGTGTGTTAATTAAAACTGTGTCAGAGGGTTTAGGGATAAGTATTGTATCAAGTTTGATGTTGGAAGATGATCCGTTTATATTGAATGGCTTGATAGAAATGTTACCTATTGGGGCGCCGTTCGATTATTATATTTATTTTACGGCACTTACACAATCAGATAGAACTAATGAACAAACAATAAAGACGTTTATAGAATATTTAAGAAACTGA
- a CDS encoding FusB/FusC family EF-G-binding protein produces MEKQLYPYQFNYIKERIAHLINVYNSVNDINTIASIQETTREQILNTFQRVDPSIQLEIEKLMNYQLSKMQAEKILSTLQGYVLPFEHPSKKQVDKVFRKVKKLKTPLISNEVLLESTFIGWNDVASNRKYIIYYNDFGNLDGFYGDISNQTVKGFCSICNKESRVTLFMRKTRTTSDGQYTKKGDYICFDSTVCNQQISDLSYFYHFLNKIQ; encoded by the coding sequence ATGGAAAAACAACTATACCCTTATCAATTTAATTATATAAAAGAACGTATCGCGCATTTAATCAATGTGTATAATTCAGTTAATGACATTAATACTATCGCTTCTATCCAAGAGACTACACGTGAACAAATTCTCAATACGTTTCAAAGAGTAGATCCTTCTATTCAATTAGAAATTGAAAAGTTGATGAATTATCAATTATCAAAAATGCAAGCTGAAAAAATCTTAAGTACACTTCAAGGTTATGTGTTGCCTTTCGAGCATCCTTCTAAAAAACAAGTAGATAAAGTTTTTAGAAAAGTAAAGAAATTGAAAACACCACTTATCAGTAATGAAGTGCTATTAGAAAGTACATTTATTGGTTGGAACGATGTTGCTTCCAATAGAAAATATATAATCTATTATAATGATTTTGGAAATTTAGATGGCTTTTATGGGGATATTTCAAACCAAACAGTTAAAGGCTTTTGTTCAATTTGTAATAAGGAGTCTCGTGTCACCTTATTCATGAGAAAAACACGCACCACTAGTGATGGACAATACACTAAAAAAGGGGATTATATCTGCTTCGATAGTACGGTTTGTAATCAACAAATCTCTGATTTATCCTACTTTTATCATTTTCTCAATAAAATACAATAA
- a CDS encoding zinc ribbon domain-containing protein YjdM has product MEYTLPNCPECDSSYTYEDGNLFVCPMCGHEWSEAENNENKEAQITRDVNGQELVDGDAVTVIKDLKVKGTSFVIKQGTKVKSIKIVEPDDGHDIDAKVDKIGLVGLKSSLVKKLKG; this is encoded by the coding sequence ATGGAATATACTTTACCTAATTGTCCAGAATGTGATTCAAGTTATACATACGAAGATGGAAATTTATTTGTTTGTCCTATGTGTGGTCACGAATGGTCTGAAGCTGAAAATAATGAGAATAAAGAAGCTCAAATTACAAGAGATGTGAATGGGCAGGAACTAGTTGACGGGGATGCTGTTACAGTTATTAAAGATTTAAAAGTAAAAGGTACATCATTTGTAATCAAACAAGGTACAAAAGTAAAAAGTATAAAAATAGTGGAGCCTGACGATGGTCATGACATCGACGCGAAAGTTGATAAAATCGGACTAGTGGGATTAAAATCTTCACTTGTAAAGAAATTAAAAGGCTAG
- a CDS encoding NAD-dependent epimerase/dehydratase family protein: protein MKKIIITGALGQIGTELVVKCRTLYGNDNVLATDIKEPEADSAIANGPFAILDVTDKARMNELVESFKPDTIMHMAALLSATAEKNPLLAWDLNMGGLMNALEVAREHDLLFFTPSSIGAFGPSTPKVNTPQVTIQRPTSMYGVNKVAGELLCQYYFEKFGVDTRSVRFPGLISHIKEPGGGTTDYAVDIYFKAVREGHYSSFIEKGTFMDMMYMEDAIDAIIQLMEADGVKLINRNAYNLSAMSIEPEMVKAAIQEYYPDFKLDYDVDPVRQSIANSWPDSIDVSCARAEWGFDPQYDLNKMTKVMLDAIEGKETAAVR from the coding sequence ATGAAAAAAATTATTATTACTGGTGCATTAGGACAAATAGGAACTGAGTTAGTAGTGAAGTGTAGAACATTATATGGGAATGATAATGTTTTAGCTACTGATATTAAAGAACCAGAAGCTGATTCTGCAATTGCAAATGGTCCATTTGCAATATTGGATGTGACTGATAAAGCACGTATGAATGAACTTGTTGAATCATTTAAGCCAGACACGATTATGCATATGGCTGCTTTATTATCAGCTACTGCTGAAAAAAATCCTTTGCTTGCATGGGATTTAAATATGGGCGGATTAATGAATGCTTTAGAGGTTGCACGTGAACATGATTTATTATTCTTCACACCAAGTTCTATTGGTGCGTTCGGTCCATCAACACCTAAAGTTAATACACCACAAGTAACGATTCAGCGCCCAACTTCAATGTATGGCGTGAACAAAGTTGCAGGTGAATTGTTATGTCAGTATTACTTTGAAAAGTTTGGTGTTGATACACGTAGTGTAAGATTCCCAGGTTTAATTTCACATATTAAAGAGCCTGGTGGCGGTACAACTGACTATGCAGTCGATATTTATTTTAAAGCTGTAAGAGAAGGACATTATTCAAGCTTTATTGAAAAAGGCACATTTATGGATATGATGTATATGGAAGATGCAATCGACGCCATTATCCAACTTATGGAAGCAGACGGAGTTAAATTAATAAACCGTAATGCTTATAATTTAAGTGCGATGAGTATTGAACCAGAAATGGTTAAAGCAGCAATTCAAGAATATTATCCAGACTTTAAATTAGACTATGATGTAGACCCAGTGAGACAATCAATTGCTAATAGTTGGCCAGATAGTATTGATGTAAGTTGTGCAAGAGCAGAATGGGGCTTTGATCCACAATATGATTTAAACAAAATGACTAAAGTGATGTTAGATGCTATCGAAGGTAAAGAAACAGCTGCAGTAAGATAA
- a CDS encoding amino acid permease, with protein MTNTLKRELSNRHIQLIAIGGAIGTGLFLGAGQSISLTGPSILLTYIIVGFVLFMFMRAMGEMLLHNTEYKTFADIAHDQIGPFAGFVTGWTYWLTWITSGMAEITAVAKYVEFWIPDLPNWITSLSCILILMAFNLTSTKMFGELEFWFAIIKVVTIIALIVVGIVMIVFAIQTPFGQTSVANVFNNGSFFPHGASGFFMSFQMVVFSFTGIEILGITAGETKNPERTIPKAINSVPIRILLFYVGALAVMMSIIPWQDIDPNNSPFVSLFALIGVPFAAGLINFVVLTAASSACNSGIFANSRILFGLSEKKQTHHLLMKTNKRGVPYIAILVTCALLSITVLLNYLIPNATQVFFYVTAISTILLVIVWMFIMHSYAKYVKSHPENHKKSAFKLPGGINMARMVQLFFVFVLIILFLVPDTRMGIVLSPIWFILLALIYLRYTRKARKLEVKSQGYK; from the coding sequence ATGACGAATACTTTAAAGAGAGAGTTAAGCAATAGACATATTCAACTTATTGCGATTGGCGGAGCAATTGGAACAGGGTTATTCTTAGGGGCAGGACAATCCATAAGTTTAACGGGGCCATCCATTTTACTTACATATATTATTGTAGGTTTCGTATTATTTATGTTTATGCGTGCAATGGGGGAAATGTTATTACATAACACAGAGTACAAAACATTTGCAGACATCGCACATGATCAAATAGGTCCTTTTGCGGGATTTGTAACTGGTTGGACATATTGGTTAACCTGGATTACATCTGGTATGGCTGAAATTACAGCAGTTGCAAAATATGTAGAATTTTGGATACCAGATTTACCTAACTGGATTACATCTTTATCATGTATTTTGATATTAATGGCATTTAATTTAACAAGTACAAAAATGTTTGGCGAATTAGAATTTTGGTTCGCAATTATAAAAGTAGTTACAATAATCGCTTTGATTGTTGTAGGTATTGTAATGATAGTATTTGCGATACAGACGCCTTTTGGACAAACGAGTGTAGCTAATGTTTTTAACAATGGTTCATTCTTTCCACATGGAGCATCAGGCTTTTTCATGTCTTTCCAAATGGTAGTGTTTTCATTTACTGGTATTGAAATTTTAGGTATTACAGCAGGTGAAACTAAGAATCCAGAAAGAACGATACCGAAAGCGATTAATAGTGTACCTATAAGAATTTTATTATTTTATGTGGGAGCATTAGCGGTAATGATGTCTATTATTCCGTGGCAAGATATTGATCCAAATAACAGTCCTTTTGTTAGCTTGTTTGCATTAATTGGTGTGCCATTTGCGGCAGGGCTTATCAATTTTGTAGTATTAACAGCTGCATCTTCTGCGTGTAATAGTGGTATCTTTGCCAACAGCAGAATACTATTTGGCTTATCAGAGAAAAAGCAAACACATCATTTACTGATGAAAACGAATAAAAGAGGCGTACCGTATATCGCAATTTTAGTGACTTGTGCATTATTATCTATAACAGTATTGCTTAATTACTTAATACCTAATGCAACTCAAGTATTCTTCTATGTAACAGCAATATCAACTATACTGTTAGTTATTGTGTGGATGTTTATCATGCATTCTTATGCGAAATATGTTAAATCACATCCAGAAAATCATAAAAAAAGTGCCTTTAAATTACCAGGTGGCATAAACATGGCAAGAATGGTTCAATTATTCTTTGTTTTTGTATTAATCATTTTATTCCTTGTTCCCGATACGAGAATGGGTATCGTATTATCACCAATATGGTTTATCTTACTTGCATTAATTTATTTGAGATATACAAGAAAAGCGCGTAAATTGGAAGTGAAGAGTCAGGGGTATAAGTAG
- a CDS encoding NtaA/DmoA family FMN-dependent monooxygenase (This protein belongs to a clade of FMN-dependent monooxygenases, within a broader family of flavin-dependent oxidoreductases, the luciferase-like monooxygenase (LMM) family, some of whose members use coenzyme F420 rather than FMN.) has protein sequence MKNQMHIVSLIYSTGLHPASWRLENSRIDEIGQITYQQKIAKIAERGCLDAIFLADGQYISQENTGNLSYFLEPITTLTAISQVTKHIGLIATLSSTFYDPYNTARLIGSLDHISHGRAGINIVTSQFDNEAGNHSMTQLPPLNERYKKAEEFVHVLKQLWQSFDSHALINDKKSGRGIEWSLINEINHEGEYFKVKGPINLPSSPQIYPVLCQAGTSIPGRDFASKAVDMIFSVAWNKVDAKRFLKDIEKRVEQLNNSESRPLILPGLTVYVADTMEEAKEKRATLDRLIDVNEKIKQIEQSIGQSVEGWDFDAVVPSLPSYDKLTTKVVSKARYEAIRSTIETESLTLRELAQRVSTWMGHKTIVGDPITVADMMQEWFEEECCDGFTLMPPTYPDMFEAFIDKVIPILQERGLFRKTYTGTTLRENLQCVVE, from the coding sequence ATGAAAAATCAGATGCACATTGTTTCACTTATTTATAGTACAGGTTTACATCCTGCTTCGTGGAGACTAGAAAACTCTAGAATTGATGAAATAGGGCAAATTACATATCAACAAAAAATTGCTAAAATTGCAGAACGTGGTTGTTTAGATGCTATATTTTTAGCAGATGGGCAATATATTTCTCAAGAAAATACAGGGAATTTATCTTATTTCTTAGAACCTATCACTACCTTGACTGCTATTTCACAAGTAACGAAACATATTGGGTTAATAGCAACCTTATCTTCTACATTTTATGATCCATACAATACAGCACGCTTAATAGGTAGTCTAGATCATATAAGTCATGGAAGAGCAGGTATTAATATTGTTACCTCACAATTTGATAATGAAGCAGGTAATCATTCAATGACGCAACTTCCTCCTTTAAATGAAAGGTATAAAAAAGCAGAAGAATTTGTACATGTATTAAAACAATTGTGGCAATCGTTTGATAGTCATGCACTAATTAATGATAAAAAGTCTGGAAGAGGAATAGAGTGGTCCTTAATAAATGAAATTAATCATGAAGGAGAATATTTTAAGGTGAAGGGTCCTATTAATTTACCATCTAGTCCTCAAATATATCCAGTTTTGTGTCAAGCTGGTACTTCGATTCCAGGTCGTGATTTTGCTTCGAAAGCTGTAGATATGATTTTTTCAGTAGCTTGGAATAAGGTAGACGCTAAGAGATTTTTGAAAGATATCGAGAAACGAGTAGAACAGCTTAATAATTCTGAAAGTAGACCATTGATTTTACCAGGTTTGACTGTTTATGTTGCAGATACGATGGAAGAAGCTAAAGAAAAAAGAGCGACACTAGATAGACTCATAGATGTGAATGAAAAAATTAAGCAGATTGAACAAAGTATAGGACAAAGTGTTGAGGGATGGGATTTTGATGCTGTAGTACCGTCTTTACCATCCTATGATAAATTAACGACAAAAGTTGTGTCGAAAGCGCGGTATGAAGCGATACGAAGTACTATAGAAACAGAATCGCTTACATTAAGAGAACTAGCACAGCGTGTGAGTACATGGATGGGACATAAGACAATTGTTGGAGACCCAATAACAGTGGCAGATATGATGCAAGAATGGTTTGAAGAGGAGTGTTGTGATGGTTTTACACTTATGCCGCCTACATATCCAGATATGTTTGAAGCTTTTATTGATAAAGTAATTCCTATATTGCAAGAACGTGGTTTATTTAGAAAAACGTATACGGGAACAACTTTGAGAGAAAATTTACAATGCGTAGTGGAATAG
- a CDS encoding flavodoxin family protein, whose amino-acid sequence MKVIILNTTLKNGTELSHTEALASEAASIFESEGVDVEMLRVNDYSISYGIDDDMGGDDEWPQILEKVIDADIVIIGTPLWLGEKSSVATLVIERLYGSSKLENNKGQSIFYNKVGGVIVTGNEDGAKHASASIIYGLSHIGFTIPPNVDAYWVGEAGPGPSYMDINHENEFTKRHIKWLAYNTMHMATMLKKTPLPNKGNKLNE is encoded by the coding sequence ATGAAAGTAATCATTTTAAATACTACATTAAAAAATGGAACTGAATTATCACATACTGAAGCTTTGGCCAGTGAGGCAGCAAGTATTTTTGAATCAGAAGGCGTAGATGTAGAGATGCTTAGAGTAAATGACTATAGTATATCTTATGGTATAGATGATGATATGGGGGGAGATGATGAGTGGCCCCAAATATTAGAAAAAGTAATAGACGCTGATATTGTAATTATTGGTACTCCTTTGTGGCTTGGCGAAAAAAGTAGTGTAGCAACTTTAGTTATAGAAAGACTTTATGGTTCTAGTAAATTAGAGAATAATAAAGGACAATCTATTTTCTATAATAAAGTGGGGGGCGTTATTGTAACTGGCAATGAGGATGGTGCCAAACATGCTTCTGCTTCTATTATTTATGGTTTATCACATATCGGTTTTACGATTCCTCCAAACGTTGATGCGTATTGGGTAGGAGAAGCTGGCCCCGGTCCTTCTTATATGGATATAAATCATGAAAATGAATTCACTAAAAGACATATCAAATGGCTTGCCTATAATACAATGCACATGGCTACAATGTTGAAAAAAACGCCATTACCAAATAAAGGTAATAAATTAAATGAATAA
- a CDS encoding SRPBCC domain-containing protein: protein MEAVYAKDDQGAYQTLKITIKKDSATVFNLLSTTEGVQKWFPQLSFKERKVGGKMTFHMDEQDDVEMEITAFEENVAIGYTWDTGAVRFDLYDSGSETVLILDEFLPFDFPHIILDFSGWQFQMKNLKSVAETGEPLDQSEYDFDSVKDEVETKLDLG, encoded by the coding sequence ATGGAAGCTGTATATGCAAAGGATGACCAAGGTGCTTATCAAACATTGAAAATAACTATTAAGAAAGATAGTGCAACTGTTTTTAATTTATTAAGTACGACTGAGGGTGTTCAGAAATGGTTTCCTCAATTATCATTCAAAGAACGCAAAGTTGGTGGCAAGATGACATTTCATATGGATGAACAAGACGACGTAGAAATGGAAATTACTGCTTTCGAAGAGAATGTAGCTATTGGTTATACATGGGACACCGGTGCAGTAAGATTTGATTTGTATGATAGTGGGAGCGAAACAGTACTTATATTAGATGAATTTTTACCGTTTGACTTTCCGCATATAATTTTAGATTTTTCGGGTTGGCAGTTCCAAATGAAAAATTTAAAAAGTGTAGCAGAAACAGGTGAACCCCTAGATCAAAGTGAATATGATTTTGACAGTGTAAAAGATGAAGTAGAAACAAAACTTGATTTAGGTTAA
- a CDS encoding YafY family protein yields the protein MKKSERLNQELIFLSNKSTFHLKDIMQAFNISKRTALRDIQELETMGLALYVENGRYGGYKLISQNLLTPIYFKNNEILAIFFALKALDILSTTPFEKSYKQIKEKLFASLPDQKQNDIAKVLKYIHYYNVAPINNSVYLDQILTSIMNENSVYITYTQYKYEETELQIYDLFYRNGIWFCSAYDLNKHVWGTYRCDYIVDLETNEDGDTFSRQKLEEIKQHHEETFNDIPFKCKLTTFGIELFLKKNYPNMKLEYIENTPYIVGGYNNEELGYMTDYLISLGEHVEIVYPEQLKRNYITKLNNILKKYE from the coding sequence ATGAAAAAATCTGAAAGACTTAATCAAGAACTCATTTTCTTAAGTAATAAATCTACTTTTCATTTAAAAGATATTATGCAGGCTTTTAATATTTCTAAAAGAACTGCACTTAGAGATATTCAAGAACTTGAAACAATGGGTTTGGCACTTTATGTAGAAAATGGCCGATATGGCGGTTATAAATTAATTTCTCAAAATTTATTAACACCTATTTATTTTAAAAATAATGAAATTTTGGCTATATTTTTTGCGCTTAAAGCTTTAGATATATTATCTACGACCCCCTTTGAAAAATCTTATAAGCAAATAAAAGAAAAATTATTTGCTAGTCTACCCGATCAAAAGCAAAATGATATTGCCAAAGTATTAAAATATATTCATTATTACAATGTAGCACCAATTAATAACTCAGTTTATTTAGATCAAATATTAACATCGATTATGAATGAGAATAGTGTCTATATTACTTATACGCAATATAAATACGAAGAAACAGAACTTCAAATTTATGATTTGTTTTATAGAAATGGGATATGGTTCTGTAGTGCTTATGACCTAAATAAACATGTCTGGGGTACATATCGTTGTGATTATATCGTGGATTTAGAGACTAATGAAGATGGAGACACGTTTTCTAGACAAAAATTAGAGGAGATTAAGCAACATCACGAAGAAACATTTAATGACATACCGTTCAAATGCAAATTAACGACTTTTGGAATAGAACTATTTTTGAAGAAAAACTACCCGAATATGAAATTGGAATATATTGAAAATACCCCTTACATTGTAGGAGGATACAATAATGAAGAATTGGGTTATATGACTGATTACTTAATTTCACTAGGGGAACATGTGGAGATTGTTTATCCGGAGCAACTCAAACGAAATTATATAACGAAGTTAAATAATATTTTAAAGAAATATGAATAA